A region from the Hypomesus transpacificus isolate Combined female chromosome 11, fHypTra1, whole genome shotgun sequence genome encodes:
- the slc25a16 gene encoding graves disease carrier protein, with protein MATEAAVSTPRRPQIPNSAQRDYYWVRSFVAGGVAGCCAKSTIAPLDRVKILLQAHNPHYKDLGVVATLRAVPKKEGYLGLYKGNGAMMVRIFPYGAIQFMAFDNYKKWLSKQLGISGHIHRLMAGSMAGMTAVICTYPLDVIRARLAFQVKGHHRYTGIGNAFQTIYLKEGGIPGFYRGLIPTLIGMAPYAGFSFFTFGTLKSLGLAHFPELLGRPSSDNPEVLVLKTHVNLLCGGVAGAIAQTISYPLDVARRRMQLGTVLPDSEKCRTLIKTLKYVHQKYGVKKGLYRGLSLNYIRCVPSQAVAFTTYEFMKQVLHLN; from the exons ATGGCAACGGAGGCAGCAGTGTCCACACCCCGTCGGCCTCAGATCCCTAACTCTGCTCAGAGAGACTACTACTGGGTCCGCTCCTTTGTAGCTGGAG GGGTTGCAGGATGCTGTGCCAAATCGACTATTGCTCCCCTGGACAGAGTCAAGATTTTACTACAGGCTCATAACCCCCACTATAAAGACCTTG GAGTGGTCGCTACACTCCGAGCTGTGCCAAAAAAAGAGGGCTACCTGGGCCTGTACAAAGGCAATGGAGCTATGATGGTTAGGATATTCCCATATGGAGCCATTCAGTTTATGGCCTTTGACAACTACAAAAAG TGGCTCAGTAAACAGTTGGGGATCTCTGGACACATCCACCGGCTCATGGCAGGATCCATGGCAG GTATGACCGCAGTGATCTGCACTTACCCTCTCGATGTGATCCGCGCCAGGCTAGCGTTCCAGGTGAAAGGGCATCACCGCTATACGGGCATTGGCAATGCCTTTCAGACCATATACCTGAAG GAAGGGGGCATCCCTGGGTTCTACAGAGGACTGATCCCCACCCTCATAGGCATGGCTCCATACGCAG gcTTTTCGTTCTTTACATTTGGAACTCTAAAGAGCCTGGGTCTGGCCCACTTCCCAGAGCTACTGGGCCGGCCATCTTCAGACAACCCTGAGGTCTTGGTTCTGAAGACCCACGTCAACCttctgtgtggaggtgtggccGGGGCCATCGCTCAAACCATATC TTACCCTCTTGACGTTGCCAGGAGAAGGATGCAGTTAGGAACAGTGCTTCCTGACTCCGAGAAATGTCG CACTCTGATCAAGACTCTTAAGTATGTGCACCAGAAATATGGGGTCAAGAAGGGTCTTTACCGAGGCTTGTCTCTCAACTACATCCGCTGTGTGCCCTCTCAGGCTGTAGCCTTCACCACCTATGAGTTTATGAAGCAGGTTCTCCACCTCAACTAG